Proteins encoded together in one Caldicellulosiruptor saccharolyticus DSM 8903 window:
- a CDS encoding alpha-galactosidase encodes MSITFNPQTNMFFIEAKNTSYIIKLFKGKFLSHVYWGKKIKEFEWTDFDVTGGRVFGATPDPNDKTYSFDTMLLEYPAYGNSDFRHPAYQVEQEDGSRITNLVYKTHRIYDGKPKLEGLPATYVESPDEAQTLEIELYDDLIDLKVTLIYTAFRDFDVITRSVRFENLGKQTLKILRAMSVCVDFPEGDFDLLHLWGSWARERYVERIPLIHGMQVIDSARGESSHQHNPFIALLSKDATEKHGDVYGFSLVYSGNFAAIVEKDQYNMLRVTMGINPFEFTWVLKPGESFQTPEVVMVNSQEGLGGMSRTYHKLYRKRLCRGVYRDKRRPILINSWEATYFNFNEEKLLALAKEAKELGIELFVLDDGWFGKRDDDTSSLGDWFVDRRKLPNGLDGLGKKLNEMGLKFGLWFEPEMVSPDSELYRKHPDWCIQVRGRSLTQCRNQYVLDITREDVRKEILRMMKEILKAAPIEYIKWDMNRPLTEVGSLELPPERQKEVFHRYVLGLYQMMEELTTEFPHILFEGCSGGGGRFDPGILYYMPQIWTSDDTDAIERLKIQFGTSIVYPASTMGAHVSIVPNHQVGRVTPMKTRGVVALSGCFGYELDLTKLSCEDKEEIKRQIELYKRIWHIVFEGDLYRLISPFDGNSAAWMYVTEDKKEAVVFYVEILRQPNPPIKRLKLDGLDPSKSYLIEGEQKTRFGDELMNIGLMIPQMWGDFNSHIWILKAVD; translated from the coding sequence ATGTCAATCACCTTTAACCCACAAACAAATATGTTTTTCATAGAAGCAAAGAACACAAGCTACATAATAAAGCTTTTCAAAGGAAAGTTTTTGTCCCACGTTTATTGGGGCAAAAAGATAAAAGAGTTTGAGTGGACAGATTTTGATGTGACAGGAGGAAGAGTATTTGGTGCAACACCTGACCCAAATGACAAGACATATTCATTTGATACAATGCTTTTAGAATACCCTGCATATGGAAATTCAGATTTCAGACACCCTGCCTATCAAGTTGAGCAGGAAGATGGCTCTCGTATCACAAACCTTGTTTACAAAACACACAGAATCTATGATGGAAAGCCAAAATTAGAAGGTCTTCCGGCAACATATGTTGAGTCACCTGATGAGGCTCAAACACTGGAGATAGAACTTTATGATGATCTGATTGACTTGAAAGTAACATTGATATATACAGCTTTCAGAGATTTTGATGTAATAACAAGAAGTGTAAGGTTTGAGAACTTAGGAAAACAAACTCTCAAAATTCTTCGTGCAATGAGCGTTTGTGTTGATTTCCCAGAAGGGGATTTTGACCTTCTTCATCTTTGGGGTTCGTGGGCAAGAGAAAGGTATGTTGAGAGAATTCCACTTATTCACGGAATGCAGGTAATTGACAGTGCAAGGGGTGAAAGTTCACATCAGCACAATCCATTTATAGCACTTTTGTCAAAGGATGCAACTGAAAAACATGGCGATGTGTATGGCTTTTCGCTTGTGTATAGTGGAAACTTTGCTGCAATTGTGGAAAAGGACCAGTACAATATGCTTAGGGTTACAATGGGTATAAATCCTTTTGAATTTACATGGGTACTAAAACCGGGCGAAAGTTTCCAAACACCAGAGGTTGTGATGGTTAATTCACAAGAGGGCTTGGGAGGGATGTCTCGCACATACCACAAGCTCTACAGGAAAAGACTTTGCAGAGGGGTATATAGAGATAAGAGAAGACCAATTCTGATAAACAGCTGGGAAGCTACATATTTCAATTTCAATGAAGAAAAGCTTTTGGCTTTAGCAAAGGAAGCAAAAGAGCTTGGGATTGAGCTATTTGTACTTGATGATGGATGGTTTGGCAAAAGAGATGATGACACAAGCTCGCTTGGAGACTGGTTTGTTGACAGAAGGAAGCTTCCAAATGGCTTAGATGGGCTTGGCAAAAAGCTAAATGAAATGGGGCTCAAATTTGGGCTTTGGTTTGAACCTGAGATGGTATCCCCTGATAGTGAACTTTATAGGAAACATCCTGATTGGTGCATTCAAGTTCGAGGAAGGAGCTTGACTCAATGCAGAAACCAGTATGTTCTGGACATTACAAGAGAAGATGTTAGAAAAGAGATTTTGAGAATGATGAAGGAGATTCTAAAAGCAGCTCCAATTGAATATATCAAGTGGGACATGAACAGGCCCTTAACAGAGGTAGGTTCGCTTGAGCTCCCACCAGAGAGGCAAAAAGAGGTCTTCCACAGATATGTTCTGGGACTTTATCAGATGATGGAAGAGCTGACAACAGAATTTCCCCACATTCTATTTGAAGGCTGTTCTGGCGGTGGTGGCAGGTTTGACCCAGGAATTTTGTACTACATGCCTCAAATTTGGACGAGTGATGACACAGATGCAATAGAGAGGCTTAAAATCCAGTTTGGAACAAGCATAGTGTATCCAGCATCTACAATGGGTGCGCATGTATCAATTGTGCCAAACCATCAGGTTGGAAGGGTAACACCAATGAAGACAAGAGGGGTTGTAGCACTTTCTGGCTGTTTTGGGTATGAGCTTGATTTGACAAAGCTATCTTGTGAGGACAAAGAAGAGATTAAAAGACAAATTGAGCTTTACAAGAGAATATGGCATATAGTGTTTGAAGGTGATCTGTACAGATTAATTTCTCCATTTGATGGAAATAGCGCTGCATGGATGTATGTGACAGAGGATAAGAAAGAAGCAGTTGTATTCTATGTTGAAATTTTAAGGCAGCCAAACCCACCAATCAAAAGGTTAAAATTGGATGGACTTGACCCCAGCAAGAGCTATTTAATTGAAGGTGAGCAAAAAACAAGGTTTGGCGATGAGCTTATGAACATAGGGCTTATGATTCCTCAGATGTGGGGAGACTTTAATTCTCATATATGGATTTTAAAAGCAGTTGATTAG
- a CDS encoding GNAT family N-acetyltransferase has product MIRKLSNADFKTLMDFVRKEKEWNIFIIGDILSFGFDSPVVEVWGEFDIVSGNLKAVLLRYRRDLIFYSDSDSWDIDSFCNIILTTRCKVFSGKKDAVMPFLKALNVLNKREQLFMKLDSSVDKNKLELSQEEFEKVRVINKDNLEENLDKLELIVYLYQSIEEFLNPSTFEQLRQDVLMGRSRIYYIEEDGMVVSSARTGAEIADMAMVLSVCTMHEYRSRGYATMCMKRLCSDLIKEGKSLCLFCDNPKAANIYRKIGFQQIGTWVTLGL; this is encoded by the coding sequence ATGATAAGGAAACTTTCAAATGCTGATTTTAAAACTCTTATGGATTTTGTCCGAAAGGAAAAAGAGTGGAATATTTTTATAATTGGCGATATTTTAAGTTTTGGTTTTGACTCACCGGTTGTTGAGGTTTGGGGTGAATTTGATATAGTATCTGGAAATTTAAAAGCAGTTCTTCTTCGCTATCGCAGAGATTTGATTTTCTATTCAGATTCTGACAGCTGGGACATTGACTCATTTTGCAATATTATACTTACAACAAGGTGCAAAGTTTTTTCTGGCAAAAAGGATGCTGTTATGCCGTTTTTGAAAGCACTGAATGTGCTTAATAAAAGAGAGCAGCTTTTTATGAAGCTTGACAGCAGTGTAGATAAGAATAAATTAGAACTTTCTCAGGAAGAATTTGAAAAGGTCAGGGTAATAAATAAGGATAATTTAGAAGAAAACCTTGACAAGCTTGAACTGATAGTATACCTATATCAGTCTATAGAAGAATTTTTAAATCCCTCAACGTTTGAACAGCTAAGACAGGATGTTTTGATGGGAAGAAGCAGGATATATTATATAGAAGAAGATGGGATGGTTGTATCATCTGCGCGGACAGGTGCAGAAATTGCAGACATGGCAATGGTTTTAAGTGTTTGCACAATGCACGAGTATCGTTCAAGAGGATACGCTACTATGTGCATGAAAAGACTTTGTAGTGATTTGATAAAAGAGGGTAAATCGCTTTGCTTGTTTTGTGACAACCCTAAAGCTGCTAATATATACAGAAAAATTGGTTTTCAGCAGATTGGCACGTGGGTGACATTGGGATTGTAA
- a CDS encoding SIMPL domain-containing protein: MNNKNVTYVLVALIIGISFTISSYFLSNGLINLRAERKVITVTGSAKKQIRSDLVKWTGMYSAQAKDLKEAYKLLEESQKKVKDYFLSKGLSEKDLIFSSISTQTIYEMLPNGIYSTKVDSYKLSQSVQITSKDVDKITDLSRKSTELINSGVQFESMPPQYYYTKLADLKIQMLSLATEDAVRRAKQIAKSTGSSVERLKSASMGVFQITPLYSTEVSDYGINDTTSIDKEITAVVNCEFIIK, encoded by the coding sequence TTGAATAATAAAAACGTTACCTATGTTCTGGTTGCTTTAATTATAGGGATTTCTTTTACAATCTCTTCTTACTTTTTATCAAACGGCCTTATAAATTTAAGGGCAGAAAGAAAGGTCATTACAGTAACAGGTTCTGCAAAAAAACAAATAAGGTCTGACCTTGTCAAGTGGACGGGGATGTATTCTGCTCAGGCAAAAGATTTAAAAGAAGCTTACAAACTTTTGGAAGAAAGTCAGAAGAAGGTGAAAGATTATTTCCTCTCAAAAGGACTTTCTGAAAAGGACTTAATTTTTTCTTCAATTTCAACTCAAACAATATACGAGATGCTTCCAAATGGAATATATTCAACAAAGGTTGATAGCTACAAGCTTTCACAAAGCGTTCAGATTACATCAAAAGATGTAGACAAGATTACAGATCTTTCTCGAAAGTCAACGGAGCTTATAAACTCCGGTGTTCAGTTTGAGTCTATGCCACCTCAGTATTATTACACAAAGCTTGCAGATTTAAAAATCCAGATGCTTTCTTTGGCAACAGAAGATGCTGTAAGAAGAGCAAAACAGATTGCAAAGAGTACAGGAAGTAGCGTTGAAAGATTAAAATCTGCTTCTATGGGTGTTTTTCAGATAACTCCGCTTTATTCAACTGAAGTTAGTGACTATGGAATAAATGATACAACATCAATAGATAAAGAAATAACTGCTGTTGTTAACTGTGAGTTTATAATAAAATAA
- the hydF gene encoding [FeFe] hydrogenase H-cluster maturation GTPase HydF: MNTTPRSERLHIAIFGKRNAGKSSLINAITNQPIAIVSDMPGTTTDPVYKSMEILPLGPVVLIDTAGIDDVGELGKLRIEKTLEVLNKTDIAILVVSDIDDLTYEKQLAKLFDEKKVPRIGVLNKIDKDPNYKEKLSFLQTSLGMPFLAVSCVTLKGIDELKSSLAKLVPDIGEDLRIVGDLINPGDFVVLVVPIDKAAPKGRLILPQQQTIRDILDSDAIAIVTKEYELKETIENLGKKPAIVITDSQAFLKVDADTPPDIPLTSFSILFARYKGDLVEFVEGVRKIKDLKPGDTVLIAEACTHHRQSDDIGTVKIPRWLRQIAGFDINFEWVSGYNYPKDLTKYKLIIHCGGCMITRREMLFRVELAKKQGVPITNYGIMIAYVHGILPRALKPFGIEFEY, translated from the coding sequence ATGAACACAACACCGCGCAGTGAAAGGCTTCACATAGCTATATTTGGCAAGAGAAACGCAGGTAAGTCAAGTTTAATCAATGCCATAACAAACCAGCCAATTGCGATTGTGTCTGACATGCCGGGAACTACTACCGACCCTGTTTACAAATCAATGGAGATTTTGCCGCTCGGTCCTGTTGTTTTAATTGACACAGCAGGAATTGATGATGTGGGTGAGCTTGGTAAGCTCAGGATTGAAAAGACACTGGAGGTTTTGAACAAAACTGATATTGCAATATTAGTGGTATCTGATATAGATGACTTGACGTATGAAAAGCAGCTTGCAAAACTTTTTGACGAAAAAAAAGTGCCAAGAATTGGTGTTTTGAATAAGATTGACAAAGACCCAAATTATAAAGAAAAACTTTCTTTTTTGCAAACAAGCTTGGGAATGCCATTTTTAGCTGTGTCATGTGTTACTTTAAAAGGCATTGATGAGCTAAAAAGTTCACTTGCAAAGCTTGTGCCAGATATTGGTGAGGATTTGCGAATAGTAGGAGATTTGATAAACCCGGGTGACTTTGTAGTTTTAGTTGTGCCGATTGACAAGGCAGCACCAAAAGGAAGATTGATTTTGCCTCAGCAGCAGACAATAAGAGATATTTTGGATTCTGATGCAATTGCAATTGTGACAAAGGAATATGAGTTAAAAGAAACTATCGAAAATCTTGGTAAAAAACCTGCAATTGTTATAACAGATTCACAAGCGTTTTTAAAGGTTGATGCAGACACCCCACCTGATATTCCTCTTACATCTTTTTCAATTTTGTTTGCAAGATACAAAGGGGATTTGGTGGAGTTTGTTGAGGGAGTCAGGAAAATTAAAGATTTAAAACCTGGGGATACAGTTTTGATTGCCGAGGCATGCACACACCACAGGCAATCAGATGACATTGGAACTGTTAAAATTCCAAGGTGGCTGCGTCAGATTGCTGGATTTGATATAAACTTTGAATGGGTATCAGGCTACAATTATCCAAAAGATCTCACAAAGTACAAGCTTATAATCCACTGTGGTGGCTGTATGATAACACGAAGAGAGATGCTATTTAGAGTAGAACTTGCTAAAAAACAGGGTGTGCCAATCACAAACTATGGTATCATGATTGCATATGTCCATGGAATCCTACCAAGAGCACTAAAACCGTTTGGAATTGAGTTTGAATATTAA
- a CDS encoding aspartate ammonia-lyase: protein MSRIEKDFLGSIELSDSELYGIHTKRAFANFNVSGKSVDKDLIKALVMVKKACAIANYEVGLLDEKIKDAIVFACDEILAGKYDDQFIVDSFQGGAGTSTNMNVNEVIANVALIHIGRKPGEYDIIHPINHVNLSQSTNDVYPTALRIATIWNVRELSEECAELQKSLQKKEHEFEDVIKAGRTQLQDALPVTLGQEFGAYAQAISRDRWRLYKVEERLRVVNLGATAVGTGVNAPLKYIFKVIEILRNLTKIGLARSDYLMDATQNADVFVECSGLLKALAVNLSKIANDLRLLSSGPNTGFNEINLPAVQAGSSIMPGKVNPVIPELVNTIAFQVMANDFAITLAAQAGQLELNAFLPLIANNLLENLKILKNGIKIFRQQCIDGITANKEKCLEYAKKTPAIAASLIDKIGYDKAAEIAKKATLESKQIIDVVKELNIMDEKEAQELLNPFEFIKFKE from the coding sequence ATGTCAAGAATAGAAAAAGATTTCTTGGGCAGTATTGAGCTTTCTGATTCTGAGCTTTATGGAATTCACACAAAACGCGCTTTTGCTAATTTTAACGTCTCTGGAAAGAGCGTTGACAAAGATTTAATAAAAGCGCTTGTCATGGTCAAAAAAGCGTGCGCAATTGCAAACTATGAAGTTGGTCTTTTGGATGAAAAAATTAAAGATGCTATTGTCTTTGCATGTGACGAAATTCTGGCAGGAAAATATGACGACCAGTTCATTGTAGACAGCTTCCAGGGCGGTGCGGGAACATCTACAAATATGAATGTAAACGAAGTTATTGCAAACGTAGCCTTAATTCACATTGGAAGAAAACCGGGTGAGTATGATATAATTCATCCAATTAATCATGTTAATCTATCACAGTCAACAAACGATGTGTACCCTACAGCCTTGCGAATTGCCACTATATGGAATGTAAGAGAACTTTCAGAAGAATGTGCAGAGCTTCAAAAAAGTCTTCAGAAAAAAGAACATGAATTTGAGGATGTAATAAAGGCAGGAAGAACACAGCTGCAAGATGCCCTGCCTGTAACACTTGGTCAGGAGTTTGGTGCATATGCCCAAGCTATCTCACGCGACAGATGGAGACTATACAAGGTTGAAGAGCGGCTCAGGGTTGTCAATCTTGGTGCAACTGCTGTTGGCACAGGAGTAAACGCACCTTTGAAATACATCTTTAAAGTGATAGAAATACTAAGAAACCTTACCAAAATCGGCTTGGCTCGTTCAGATTATCTTATGGATGCGACACAGAACGCAGACGTTTTTGTTGAATGTTCAGGGCTTTTGAAAGCCTTGGCAGTGAATCTCTCAAAGATTGCAAATGACCTTCGTCTTCTTTCCTCTGGACCAAACACAGGCTTTAATGAGATAAACCTGCCAGCTGTTCAGGCTGGCTCAAGCATTATGCCTGGAAAGGTAAATCCTGTAATCCCTGAGCTTGTAAACACAATAGCTTTTCAGGTGATGGCAAACGACTTTGCAATAACTTTAGCAGCGCAGGCTGGTCAGCTTGAACTGAATGCTTTTTTACCTCTGATAGCAAACAATCTTCTTGAGAATCTTAAAATTCTCAAAAATGGTATTAAAATTTTCAGGCAGCAGTGCATAGATGGTATAACAGCAAACAAAGAAAAATGTTTAGAGTATGCAAAAAAGACTCCTGCTATTGCAGCAAGCTTAATTGACAAGATTGGATATGACAAGGCAGCAGAAATTGCAAAAAAGGCTACTTTAGAGAGCAAGCAAATAATAGATGTTGTTAAAGAGCTAAATATTATGGATGAAAAAGAAGCACAAGAGCTTTTGAATCCTTTTGAGTTTATAAAGTTTAAAGAATGA
- a CDS encoding radical SAM/SPASM domain-containing protein codes for MKVIWNLTRLCNWNCVICCVDAVHVSNKQIPEIQKRLILNGKELTFEEKVKIVNDLYNSGINSIDFSGGNLLLINDNIKLLQYAASKFSKDCLSISIPGNNLNFELICNLKDYVSKVEFTLDNVEGDKDGSRPNGFVELAKNAIKLCVKENITVCVSTVLKKSNVSPKNLSKIYYFLIENGVEEWEILRFYQVGRAANIYALNPDDSELKEAIKYIDELKKENIIQISYQHSLKNKIHGNVKCNALSHSIGIFADGTVSACAWALGYNGRPIDENFVLGKMPEQSLKDIIESDKALKWNSNELKNSASICQPDKIMLNNLYFTK; via the coding sequence ATGAAAGTGATATGGAATTTGACGAGACTGTGCAACTGGAATTGTGTGATTTGTTGTGTCGATGCTGTTCATGTAAGTAACAAACAAATACCAGAGATTCAAAAAAGATTGATTTTAAATGGGAAGGAATTAACATTCGAAGAAAAAGTGAAAATAGTTAACGATTTATATAATAGTGGTATAAACTCAATTGATTTTTCAGGTGGAAATCTGCTTTTAATAAATGATAATATTAAATTACTTCAATATGCTGCTTCTAAATTTTCAAAAGATTGCTTATCTATAAGTATACCAGGGAATAATTTAAATTTTGAATTAATCTGCAATTTAAAGGATTATGTATCTAAAGTTGAATTTACGTTAGATAATGTAGAAGGTGACAAGGATGGTTCAAGACCAAATGGATTTGTTGAGTTGGCAAAGAATGCAATAAAATTGTGTGTAAAAGAAAATATCACTGTATGCGTTAGTACAGTGCTTAAAAAAAGTAATGTTTCACCTAAGAACTTGAGTAAAATTTATTACTTTTTAATTGAAAATGGTGTAGAAGAATGGGAAATATTGCGCTTTTACCAGGTAGGAAGAGCAGCGAATATTTATGCTCTAAATCCTGATGATAGTGAACTTAAAGAGGCAATTAAGTACATAGATGAACTCAAAAAGGAAAATATTATACAAATTTCATATCAGCATTCTTTAAAAAACAAAATTCACGGAAATGTTAAGTGTAATGCTTTAAGTCATTCAATAGGTATATTTGCTGATGGAACAGTTAGTGCATGTGCTTGGGCACTTGGATATAATGGTAGGCCAATTGATGAAAATTTTGTATTGGGAAAGATGCCAGAACAAAGCTTGAAAGATATTATTGAGAGTGATAAAGCATTAAAATGGAATAGTAATGAGCTAAAAAATTCTGCTTCAATATGTCAGCCTGATAAAATTATGCTGAATAATCTGTATTTCACTAAATAG
- a CDS encoding SPL family radical SAM protein: protein MQAIRCKTILTKSKLPSVDYCYNVYIGCTHACQYCYAEFMKKFTGHINDEWGQFVDYKENALEILEKEIKKVKKNEKVLLGSVTDSYQPIEKKLLLTRKSLELFLKNKTHISILTKSALVLRDIDILSGYDKCEVGISCGFLDKNVYQILEPRASNPYERIMVLRELKRAGIRTYLFISPIIPFISDIESIFSLAGDSIDFAMGEILNTKRNNIKKLRSILEKLVGYNKVSEILNLCKDNEYLSTIQDKFEALCRAYRVENKGFFAHKN, encoded by the coding sequence ATGCAAGCTATAAGATGTAAAACAATTCTTACTAAAAGTAAGTTACCAAGTGTTGATTACTGCTATAATGTTTATATTGGATGTACCCATGCATGCCAATACTGTTACGCAGAATTTATGAAAAAATTTACAGGACATATTAATGATGAATGGGGTCAATTTGTTGACTACAAAGAAAATGCTTTAGAGATACTTGAAAAAGAAATTAAAAAGGTTAAAAAGAACGAAAAAGTATTATTGGGAAGTGTTACCGATTCCTACCAACCGATAGAAAAGAAACTTCTTTTGACAAGGAAAAGTCTCGAATTATTTTTAAAGAATAAAACACATATTTCTATTTTAACCAAGTCAGCTTTGGTTTTAAGAGATATTGACATACTATCAGGTTACGATAAGTGTGAAGTAGGTATAAGCTGTGGTTTTTTAGATAAGAATGTTTATCAAATTTTGGAACCACGTGCTAGCAATCCTTACGAAAGAATAATGGTCCTCAGAGAATTGAAACGTGCAGGAATAAGAACATACTTATTCATAAGTCCAATAATTCCTTTTATCAGTGATATAGAATCTATTTTTTCTTTAGCAGGGGACAGTATTGATTTTGCAATGGGTGAAATATTAAATACAAAGCGTAACAATATTAAGAAATTAAGAAGTATATTAGAAAAATTGGTTGGATACAATAAAGTTTCAGAAATATTAAATCTTTGTAAAGATAATGAATATCTATCGACAATTCAAGATAAATTTGAAGCCTTATGTAGAGCTTATAGAGTCGAAAATAAAGGGTTTTTTGCTCATAAGAATTAA
- a CDS encoding ABC transporter ATP-binding protein: protein MESVVKTYKVQQREKSIIGVVKSFFTKNYKEINAVNNLSLTINKGELVGYIGVNGAGKSTTIKMLVGILVPTKGKISVLGKDPHKHRKEIAKRIGVVFGQRSQLIWDLPPIDTFDLFSKIYEIPNEKYRSRLKYLVEHMEIEDIIHVPVRKLSLGQRMCCEIVASLLHNPEILFFDEPTIGLDVFNKEKVRNFIKKLNKEFGTTVILTSHDLSDIENLCRRIIIIDKGSIIFDGTIEDLKTKYGTKSTIKIELIEKSKPVDFDCNDIEVEIDYNNNFLYIRYSKRMYRTTDLINLVIQNLDGIKDISIIENNLEDIVKEIYLNKHRRD, encoded by the coding sequence ATGGAAAGTGTAGTAAAAACATATAAGGTTCAACAAAGGGAAAAAAGCATCATTGGGGTTGTAAAGAGTTTTTTTACAAAAAATTACAAAGAAATAAATGCGGTTAACAATTTGAGCCTTACTATTAATAAAGGAGAACTTGTAGGATATATTGGAGTAAATGGTGCGGGGAAATCTACAACCATAAAGATGTTGGTGGGAATTTTAGTACCAACAAAAGGCAAAATAAGTGTTTTAGGGAAGGATCCACATAAACATAGAAAAGAAATTGCCAAAAGGATAGGAGTTGTTTTTGGACAACGTTCTCAATTGATTTGGGATCTTCCACCAATTGATACTTTCGATCTTTTTTCAAAGATTTATGAGATCCCTAACGAGAAATACCGAAGCAGATTGAAGTACTTAGTAGAACATATGGAAATAGAAGATATCATTCATGTACCTGTTAGGAAATTGAGCCTTGGACAAAGAATGTGTTGTGAAATTGTGGCCTCGTTATTACATAACCCTGAAATACTTTTCTTTGATGAACCGACAATTGGACTTGATGTATTTAACAAAGAAAAGGTAAGAAATTTTATTAAAAAATTAAACAAAGAATTCGGGACTACAGTGATTTTAACATCACATGATTTATCTGATATTGAAAATTTATGCAGGAGAATTATAATTATCGACAAAGGTTCAATTATTTTTGATGGGACAATTGAAGATTTAAAAACGAAATATGGAACTAAAAGTACTATTAAAATTGAACTAATTGAAAAAAGTAAACCTGTAGACTTTGACTGTAATGATATCGAAGTTGAGATAGATTATAATAATAATTTTCTTTATATCAGATACAGCAAGAGAATGTATAGGACCACCGATTTGATAAATCTCGTTATACAAAATTTAGATGGTATCAAAGATATATCAATTATTGAAAACAACCTTGAAGATATTGTCAAAGAAATTTATTTAAATAAGCATCGGAGGGATTGA
- a CDS encoding ABC transporter permease, with protein sequence MNLKYKFEKCFYISYYAFKQSSTYWMNNFLSMLSSIIFIAIVYYIWTAVYSSTNNFNFIALNKTITYVCVITIINQIISRNTEMEIGAKVINGNISIDLIRPINFFGYLFFNRVGVVFFNFVFSIIPLIFTAKVIFKIDIVKDISTLVITITSVLLSFILVYMFEFLVGLVSFWTTQVFGVSLLKSSLINLLAGLTVPLTFYPESIQKILINLPFQAMYNIPASIYSGLTYRVNIIQHFLIVLGINSVVKYLLEQIIWIFIFSLITFLCWRIVSKKIVVQGG encoded by the coding sequence TTGAATTTAAAGTATAAATTTGAAAAATGTTTTTATATTTCATATTATGCATTCAAGCAATCATCCACATATTGGATGAATAATTTTTTAAGTATGTTAAGTTCTATTATATTTATTGCAATTGTATATTACATATGGACAGCTGTATATTCATCTACTAATAATTTTAATTTTATTGCACTAAATAAAACCATAACATATGTATGTGTGATAACCATTATAAATCAAATAATAAGTAGAAATACTGAAATGGAAATTGGAGCAAAAGTAATTAATGGAAATATATCGATAGATCTAATTAGACCAATAAATTTTTTTGGTTATTTATTTTTTAACAGAGTTGGTGTTGTTTTTTTTAATTTTGTGTTTTCAATCATTCCATTAATCTTTACTGCAAAGGTTATTTTCAAAATTGACATTGTAAAAGATATTTCCACATTAGTAATAACTATAACAAGTGTTTTATTATCATTTATACTTGTGTATATGTTTGAATTTTTAGTTGGATTAGTAAGTTTTTGGACAACCCAGGTATTTGGAGTATCCCTTTTAAAATCTTCATTGATAAATTTACTTGCTGGTTTAACTGTGCCACTTACATTTTATCCTGAGTCGATTCAGAAAATATTAATTAATCTTCCATTTCAAGCAATGTATAATATACCTGCTTCTATATACTCTGGTCTGACTTATAGAGTAAATATAATACAACATTTTCTAATAGTATTAGGTATAAATAGCGTTGTAAAATATTTACTAGAACAGATAATATGGATTTTTATTTTTTCACTTATAACATTTTTATGTTGGAGGATAGTAAGTAAAAAAATAGTAGTTCAAGGAGGTTAA
- a CDS encoding ABC transporter permease: MLKLLLLYGSYFKVNIKKLVEYKADFIFNLISVLVWVSIGLINIGIIFDKLQLLKGWSLPEIGLLYGMWSLTFAIYNAFGNGILDIEKHVVTGSMDVLLTKPISPLIQIVCSRINTMGVGFLVFGVFVMIISAYNINYTWNVLKILYLIVTSITGGLLIFATYLILGSLAFWLLHSTSAIRIGYDIHKFAQYPLSIYGDGIKIILVTIFPYAFTNYYPIAFSLGKVPVFYGILSPIFCIIIFILSLRIWRLGLKRYEGTGS, encoded by the coding sequence ATGCTTAAATTGTTGTTATTGTATGGAAGTTACTTTAAAGTTAATATAAAAAAACTTGTCGAATATAAAGCTGATTTTATTTTCAACTTAATTTCAGTACTTGTATGGGTTAGTATAGGACTTATTAATATAGGAATAATTTTTGATAAACTTCAATTGTTAAAAGGTTGGAGCTTGCCTGAAATTGGTTTGCTTTACGGCATGTGGTCTTTAACATTTGCAATATACAACGCTTTTGGAAATGGGATTTTAGATATTGAAAAGCATGTAGTTACAGGCAGTATGGATGTGTTATTAACAAAACCTATAAGTCCTCTTATTCAAATAGTATGTTCAAGAATCAACACAATGGGTGTAGGATTTCTTGTGTTCGGAGTTTTTGTTATGATAATTTCAGCGTATAATATAAATTACACTTGGAATGTTTTAAAAATTTTGTATTTAATAGTAACCTCAATAACTGGAGGACTACTTATATTTGCTACATATTTGATTTTGGGAAGTTTGGCTTTTTGGTTGTTACATTCAACATCAGCTATACGCATAGGATATGACATTCACAAATTTGCACAATATCCTCTTAGTATTTATGGAGATGGAATTAAAATCATATTAGTAACCATATTTCCGTATGCGTTTACAAATTATTATCCTATAGCATTTTCACTGGGTAAGGTACCAGTATTTTACGGCATTTTGTCTCCCATATTTTGTATTATAATTTTTATTTTGTCTTTAAGAATATGGCGCTTGGGACTGAAAAGATATGAAGGAACTGGTTCGTAA